The following is a genomic window from Candidatus Alcyoniella australis.
TGGTACGTGTTCAGCGCAATGGGCATCTATTCGCTGCCGGGCACCGATATCTACTACATCGCCAGCCCGATCTTCGAGAATCTGGTGCTGCACCGCGACCAGGGCGATATCACGATCACCGCGCACAACGCCTCACCGGACAACATCTACGTGCAGTCGGTGCAGCTCAACGGCGAGCCGCTGGACGAGCCGATCTTCCATCACGATCAGATCGCCGACGGAGCGACGTTCGAATTCGTAATGGGACCGCAGCCCTCGGGCTGGGGACGAGAGTAGGAGAAACAACAGTGGCGGATTGCAAGAACCTCAAGGCCAACAACAAGCTGTGTAACTGCACCTACCCGGGATGCTCGCGGCACGGAATGTGCTGCGAGTGTCTGCAATATCACTTGGCGCAAAACGAGCTGCCCGCGTGCTGCTTCCCCGATAATGTAGAGCGCACCTACGACCGTAGCTTCCGCCGCTTCGTCGAGCTGCACCGCAACGACTAGGCACCCTTGAGGTGCCCGCATGGCACGCGAGCGAACCCTGGTCGTATTCCCTACGAACCACGCCGCGATGGCACCTTTGAGCCGGCCCTGCTCGCGCCTACCAAATATTGTTATTCAACAATATTTATTCGATTTCGACTTTGCGGATGCGCTTGTGCGCGTCGGGATCGTCCGCGCGCTTGCTGGCGCGCTCGCGCTCGACTTGCAGCACGCGGCGGATCGCCTCGAGTGCTTCGAGCTTCTCGGCGTCGCCCTCGAGCGCCTCGGGGTGCGTCTTGATGCGACGTTCCTCGTCGGAGAGCACCTCGAGGATCGCACTGTAGGCCTCGATCATCACCTCGTCGGTCTGGGCCGGTTCCTCGGGCGGGGTCTTGGCGATCAGGAAGTCCAGGCCGCTGCGGATCAGGATCAGCACGTTGAGCCGCAGCATCTCCTCGTCGCCCTCCTGGGCGAAGCGGATCAGCACGTCGACGATCGAGCGGAAGCCCATCAGCAGCTCGCGCTGACCGGCTTCGAAGTGCCCCTTGGCCTCGTCGAACTCGTTGAGCAGCTCGCGCAGTCGCGCGTAGCCCGCTTTGGTTCCGGCCTTTTTCTGCTGCTCGGGACTCATGCTCGTCCAAAGGTGATGACGAAGTCCTCACCTACCATGCGGGCGCGTTTGACCCGCTTGCCGATTAAGGTGTCGGGCAGCAGCAGATTGCGCTGGTAGCCCATCACGGTCAGGATCAGCTCGTTCTCCTTGACCCACAGATCGACGTCGCCCTTTTTAGCATGGGGCATGTGCAGCCGCATCTCGGACACGCCGTTGTTGGTCTGGATGCGCATCGGCCGCAGGTTGTGGAACACCTCGTCGGGCCGACGATTGGCGAACAGGTTGCTGCCCAGTTGCTGGAGCGCCTCGACGCCCAGGGTCTCGCCGTCGTACAGCGGCACCTCGAGGATCGGCAGCGGCGCGAAACTCTCGTGGATCAATTTGAGGTACTTGCTCTGGATCTCGGGCCACGCACCGTAGGCCCCGTTTCCCGCGGGAAGCACGCGGTTGACGATCAGCAGGTCGACCGGAAAGTTGAACAGCGAGAGGTAGGTGTAGGCGCGTTGCGACTCCTTGACCACCATCTTCTCCGGGTTGCACACGATGCGGATCGAGCTGTGCTCCGGGTCGGTGAGGTACTTCTTGATTTTGACCATTCGTTCGTACATCGCGAACACCTGGTCGTAGACGTCGTCGCCGGGCATCGGCGCTTTCATCACCCGCTCGGCGATCGGCTTGATCACCCGGCTGACCTTGCGGTTGAGGTCGAAGAAGCGCTCCATGTACCATTGCAAAATGTCGGTGAAGCTCAGCAGTTTGAGCGTCGCCCCGGTGGGCGCGCAGTCGATGACGATCAGGTCGTACTTTTTCTCGTCGAGGTAATCGCCGAGCTTGAGCAGACAGAACAGCTCCTCCATGCCCGGCATGATCGCCAGCTCCTCGGCCATCACGTCGTCGTAACCTTGGCTGGTTAAAAACCGCCGCACGTAATCCTGGATGCGGTTCCAATGCGTGGCCAGCTCGTTGTGGACGCTGATTTCCTCGACCCAGAGGTTGGGTTCGATCTCGCGCAGCTCGTTGCCGATCTCGCAATCGAGCACATCGGCCAGGCTGTGGGCTGCATCGGTCGAGATAACAAGGGTTTTCCGGCCCTGGCGCGCTGCGATCACGCCGGTGGAGGCTGACAGCGTGGTCTTGCCCACTCCGCCCTTGCCCGTGTAGAGAAGTACCCTTGTCATTGATTAATCCCACCTTTTAACCCGCTCGAAACTATCACAGCTGCTCGGGCATGTTCAACCGATCGACGGGGCCTCTGCAAGCCGCCGGGCTACTGCGCGAACTCGGAGTCGGAGCGACTCTTGTCTTGGTTCTCGAAGCGGGTGAAATGTTTGAGGAAGGTCAGGAACACCGTGTCGGTAGGGCCGTTGCGCTGTTTGGCCACGATCACCTCGGCGCTGTTGTCCTCGGGCAAGGCATCGCCGAAACCGTCCGATCCCTCGGCCGCCGCCTGTCTACGTTTGTAGTAGGCATCGCGGTAGATGAACATGATCACGTCGGCGTCCTGCTCGATGGCGCCGGACTCGCGCAAATCGGCCAGGCGCGGGCGCTTGTCGTCGCGCGCCTCGACCTGGCGGTTGAGCTGGGACAGGGCGAGCACCGGCACGTCGAGTTCCTTGGCCAACGCCTTGAGGCCGCGGCTCATCTCCGAGACCTCCTGTTCGCGGCTGTTGACCCCGTCGCGCCCCTTGAGCATCTGGATGTAGTCGATCACCACCAGGCCCAGGCCGTGCTCGGCCTTGATCCGCCGCGCCTTGGAGCGGATCTGGGTCACGGTGATGCCCGGCGTGTCGTCGATGTAGATCGGCGCCTCGGCCAGCACCCCGGTGGCCAGGGCGATGCGCGACCAGTCGCGGCCGCTGACGATCCCCTTGCGGATGCGTCCGACGTCGATGCGGGCGTGGGAGCACAGCAGGCGCACGCCCAGCGACTTGGCGCTCATCTCCAGCGAGAACAAGGCCACGGGCGTTCCGGCCAGCGCGGAGTTCTCGGCGATGTTCAGCGCCAGCGCGGTCTTGCCCATCGAGGGCCGGCTGGCGAGGATCACCAGCTCGGAGGGTTGCAGGCCGGCGGTGAGGTTGTCCAGATCAGTGTAGCCGGTGGCCACGCCGGTAATCTGGCTGCCGCGCGAGTGCAGCGTGTCCAGATGGTCGTAGGCCTCGGTGGCCACCTCGCGCATGCTCTGGTAGCTCTTTTTAATTTGCCGGTCGCAGATCTCGAACAGCGCGGCCTCGCTGTCGTTGACAAGCTGGTCCACGTCCTCGACTGCGGAGTACGACTTGGACTGGATGAACTGCGCGGCCCTGATCAGCCCGCGCTGAACCGAGCGGCTGGCGATCAGCCCGGCGTAGTGGACGATGTTCACGGCGGTCGGCACCTGATCGGTGAGCGCGGCCAGGTAGGAGTTGCCCCCCACGCGCTCGAGCAGGTCGCGCGACTTCAGCGAGTCGGCGACGGTCAGCATGTCGATCGGCTCGCCACGGCTGGCCAGCGCCTGCATGCTCTCGAAGATTTGGCGGTGCGCCTCGCGATAGAAGTCGCTGGGCTTGATTATATCGTTGACGCGATCCAGGGCCGTCGGGTCAAGCAGAATCCCGCCGAGCACCGCAATCTCGGCGTCTTGGGCATGGGGCAGCACCTTGCCCTCGAACACATCGGGCTGGGTTGCTGCTGCGGGCCTGCCGACCAAACGCTACTCCTTAACCACCCACACCTTGCACTGGGCCTGAACATCATGGCTCAGTTTGCAGGTCACGGTAAAGATGCCGAGGTTCTTGATCGGCTCGTCCAGGACGATGTGACGCCGGTCGATCTCGATCCCCTCGGTGATCAGTGCCTTTTGTATGGCCATGTTGGTCACCGAGCCGTAGAGCTTGTCGCCCTCACCGACCTGGGCCGGGATGGTCAGCGACACGCTCTCGATGCGCCGTTTGAGCTTGTCGGCCTCGTCGCGCTCTTTACGCAGCTTGATCTCGGCCAGCCGCTTCTGGTGCTCCAGTCCGTTTACGCTGCGGGTGGTTGCCCGAGCGGCCTTCTTGCGCGGGATCAGGAAATTACGGCCGTAGCCGTCGGAGACGGTTACCACGTCGCCGATGTTGCCGAGGTTCTCGATATTCTCCATCAGGATGACCTTCATGATCTCTCCTATTAATTATCTGTCGTCTAACGAATCGCGGTCGGGTTGATCGTCGTCGTCGGAACCGTCGTCGAGCTCGTCGTCTTCGGCTTTACGCGACATGCGGCGCAGGTCGAACCAAAGGTCGCCCACGCCCGCAGCAGCCAGAACCACAATCGTAACCGGTTGAATGATTATCATCGCCAGCAGCAGTGCCTTGAGCCAGCCGGCGATCCTTAGTCGGACGAACCAGAAGCTGAGAATCGCCAGCCCCTGAAAAATGTAGGGCACCATCCCCACCAGAAACAGGTTGATTCCCAGGTCGGCCCAGAAACCCTTGGGGCCCAGCAGCGCCAACGCCGCCGCTACGATCGCCGCAAAGATCAGCGGCTCGGGCGAACGCCAGCGGTCCAGACGCTCGAGGGAAAGCTGCCAGCCCTCGCGGGCCAGCACGTGCCGTGCGCCGATCAGGGTGATGATCGCGGCCAGCGCCACGTTCTGGGCCAGCAGCGCGCCG
Proteins encoded in this region:
- the rplI gene encoding 50S ribosomal protein L9 gives rise to the protein MKVILMENIENLGNIGDVVTVSDGYGRNFLIPRKKAARATTRSVNGLEHQKRLAEIKLRKERDEADKLKRRIESVSLTIPAQVGEGDKLYGSVTNMAIQKALITEGIEIDRRHIVLDEPIKNLGIFTVTCKLSHDVQAQCKVWVVKE
- a CDS encoding ArsA family ATPase → MTRVLLYTGKGGVGKTTLSASTGVIAARQGRKTLVISTDAAHSLADVLDCEIGNELREIEPNLWVEEISVHNELATHWNRIQDYVRRFLTSQGYDDVMAEELAIMPGMEELFCLLKLGDYLDEKKYDLIVIDCAPTGATLKLLSFTDILQWYMERFFDLNRKVSRVIKPIAERVMKAPMPGDDVYDQVFAMYERMVKIKKYLTDPEHSSIRIVCNPEKMVVKESQRAYTYLSLFNFPVDLLIVNRVLPAGNGAYGAWPEIQSKYLKLIHESFAPLPILEVPLYDGETLGVEALQQLGSNLFANRRPDEVFHNLRPMRIQTNNGVSEMRLHMPHAKKGDVDLWVKENELILTVMGYQRNLLLPDTLIGKRVKRARMVGEDFVITFGRA
- a CDS encoding DUF6485 family protein → MADCKNLKANNKLCNCTYPGCSRHGMCCECLQYHLAQNELPACCFPDNVERTYDRSFRRFVELHRND
- the dnaB gene encoding replicative DNA helicase; translation: MVGRPAAATQPDVFEGKVLPHAQDAEIAVLGGILLDPTALDRVNDIIKPSDFYREAHRQIFESMQALASRGEPIDMLTVADSLKSRDLLERVGGNSYLAALTDQVPTAVNIVHYAGLIASRSVQRGLIRAAQFIQSKSYSAVEDVDQLVNDSEAALFEICDRQIKKSYQSMREVATEAYDHLDTLHSRGSQITGVATGYTDLDNLTAGLQPSELVILASRPSMGKTALALNIAENSALAGTPVALFSLEMSAKSLGVRLLCSHARIDVGRIRKGIVSGRDWSRIALATGVLAEAPIYIDDTPGITVTQIRSKARRIKAEHGLGLVVIDYIQMLKGRDGVNSREQEVSEMSRGLKALAKELDVPVLALSQLNRQVEARDDKRPRLADLRESGAIEQDADVIMFIYRDAYYKRRQAAAEGSDGFGDALPEDNSAEVIVAKQRNGPTDTVFLTFLKHFTRFENQDKSRSDSEFAQ